In Aegilops tauschii subsp. strangulata cultivar AL8/78 chromosome 3, Aet v6.0, whole genome shotgun sequence, one genomic interval encodes:
- the LOC109756251 gene encoding uncharacterized protein, giving the protein MAALRLASALRRLPARTGQLGSKQAVLPPLAGRAALLARARSLPHLPAAVRRFSDKSKGDLLDRAATVIKEGKVVSRDITKGIEGLEDLIGRQLDVCSIELSATIRRQIRQSGRS; this is encoded by the exons ATGGCTGCCCTCCGCCTCGCCTCCGCCCTCCGCCGCCTGCCAGCTCGCACCGGCCAGCTCGGCTCCAAGCAGGCCGTCCTCCCGCCTCTCGCCGGCCGCGCCGCCCTCCTCGCACGCGCGCGCTCCCTCCCTCACCTCCCCGCCGCCGTCCGTCGTTTCTCCGACAAGAGCAAGGGGGATCTCCTCGACCGCGCCGCCACCGTGATCAAGGAAGGGAAGGTGGTTTCCCGTGACATCACCAAGGGAATCGAGGGTCTTGAAGATCTTATCGGACGACAGCTTGACGTGTGTTCAATCGAGCTCTCGGCCACGATAAG GCGTCAGATTAGGCAGTCTGGAAGAAGCTAG